The genomic interval CCTCGTCCGCGCGAACTGCAAGTCCCGCGCGAAGCGGCGGACATGGGGATCGATGCGGGCGACGAGCTCGGCGAATTCCGGCGCGCGGGTCGGCAAATCGTCGAGCGAGGCATAGGAGGTATAGCCGCGATAGCCATGCGCCTTGGCCCAGCGCCGCCCCGCCAGGTCGTCGCGCGCGATGGCGAGGCAGACGCGCGCCAGCGCCGCATTGGCGGCGGCCGGCAATTGCGCCTTGTAGATCTGGGTCGCGAAATAAGCCTTCGCCATTCAGAGTGCCGGAAAGAACAGGGCGCCGAGCAGCAGGAGGATCGCCAGCAGCGAGACCAGCCACACCAGCGTCCGCAGTCCCGGCACGCCGAAGCCGTAGAGCGGCAGATAGACGATGCGCGTCGCCAGATAGATCTCGCTCCCCCACACCGTCGCCCAATTGTGCCGTGCCGTCAGCGCCAGGAGGATCACGATCGTCGCGAAAAACGGAAACGTCTCCATGAAATTGCGCGCGGCGCGCTCCAGCCTGCCGGCGACCGGTCCGACCGGCGGCGGCGGTTCGTCCCGCGCCCCGACATTCCATTTGAGCCCGCGCTGGCCGTTGCCGGTGCGCGCGGCGACCAGAAGCTGGAACAGCCCCAGCGCCACCGCGAGCGCCAGCACGGTGAATTCCGTACCGAGCCCGCCGAGCGAGAATTCGTAAACCGGCAGATTGTGAAGAAATTGCATGATGCCCCCCGTTTGGGGGCGAGCGTAACCCGTCATCGGCCCTTCCTCCATGGCGGGAACCACAACGGTTACATTTGCGCCATGATCGCGCCGGGCGCGGTCAAGTTCCACTCCTTAGTGGTTCGTTGACATGGTTTGTGCGATCCTCGCCCGGTCGTCGAAGGGGATTGTCCGATGCGCGTTCTGTTTCCGCTTGCCGCCGTGGGTTTGTTGGGTTTCGCGCTGTCCGGCTGCATCGCCTACGATGTCGCGAGCGCCGGCGTCGGCGTGGCCACCACCGTGGTGAGCACGACCGCCCACGTCGCCGGCAGCGTCGTGCGGGGCGCGGCCGACACCGTCGGCGGCGATTCCGATGACGACGACGATTCCAGCCACCATCATCGCCACCACCACAGCGATGACGACGACGACGACAAGTAAGCCGTAAGCCAATTTCGTCTTTGCGAGACGATTTCCAGACTGTCATTCCCGCGTAGGCGGGAATCCAGTCTTGGCGGATTGTCCGGTCCGTGGATGCCCGACTTCGCGGGCATCACAACGTGTTTCGGCCAAAGGCCGCTGCGCGTCAGAAATTGTCCTTCCGCTTGCGCATCTCGGCGAAGACGTCGACGTCGCTCGCATGGATCAGGCCGAGCGAATGGCGGATCTCGGCCGAACCCGGCCGCAGGAAGGGATTGGTCAGCTTCTCGAGCCCGATGGTCGACGGGATGGTCGGGGCTCCCTTGGCGCGCAGGACCTCGACCTCGCGCTGGCGCTGCGCCAGCGTCGCGTTCCCCGGCTCGAGCGTCAGGGCGAAACGGCCGTTGCTCAGCGTGTATTCGTGGCCGCAATAGACCCGCGTCGCGTCGGGCAGCGTCATCAGCTTGGACAGGCTCGCCCACATCATCGCGGGCGTGCCCTCGAACAGCCGCCCGCATCCCATCGCGAACAGCGTGTCGCCGGTGAACACCGCGTCGTCGAACACGAAGGCGATATGGGCCCTGGTATGCGCCGGGATCTCCAGCACCGGCACGCTGCGCGCGCCGAAGGTCCAGGGCGCGTCTTCGCCCACGCCCTCGTCGATGCCGGGGATGCGTTCGCGGTCCTTCTCCGGCCCCACCACCTTGGCGCCGAATTGCTCCTTGAGCGGAAGGTTCCCGCCCGTGTGGTCGAAATGATGATGGGTGTTCAGGATATGGGTCAGCGCCCAGCCATGCCGCGACAGCCCCTGGCGCACCGGCTCGGGCTCGGACGGATCGACCACCGCCGTCAGCTTCGCATCCGCGTCATGGACCAGATAGGCGTAATTGTCCTTCAGGCACGGAACGAGTTCGATCTCAAGCGCGGCCATATTGTTGTCCTTTTGCGCGAATAGGGACCCTAACAGCGGGCCTGCGCGCGTTGAACCGGACGCGGCGTCGCGCTAGGCAATGAGCATGCAACTTGATGCCGCAGACTTGGCGGATTTCTACGAGGCGCCGCTGGGCCTTTTGACGCGGCGCATCATCGCCCGCCAGATGCGTGTCCTGTGGCCCTCGGCCAGGGGCACCTGCCTGCTTGGCTACGGTTTCGCCGTGCCTTATTTGAGGCAGTTCCAGGCGGAGGCGGAGCGTGTCGTCGCGCTCATGCCGGCGCAGCAGGGCGTCGTCGCCTGGCCCCCTGCCCGTTCCTTGACCGCGCTCGGCGACGAGGCGGCGCTGCCCTTTCCCGATGCCTTCTTCGACCGCATCCTCGTCGTGCACGGCCTGGAAGGCGCGGACGGCGCGCGTCCCTTGCTACGCCAGCTCTGGCGCGTGCTGGCGCCGGAAGGCCGCCTGCTGCTGGTCGCGCCCAACCGCACCAGCCTGTGGGCCCAGCTCGACCGCTCGCCCTTCGGCATCGGCCGGCCCTTCAGCCGCGGCGAGCTCGACCGTCTGCTGCGCGGCGCCCTGTTCGAACCGCTGGCCTGGGATCGCGCGCTCTACATGCCGCCGTTCCGCGGCCGCCGCCTGGTGCGCACCGGGCTCGGATGGGACCGCGTGCTCAAGCGGATCGCGCCGGGCATCGCGGGCGTGCATCTGGTCGAGGCCGGCAAGACATTCTACGGCGCTGCGCCCGTGCGGGTCGGCAAGACGGTTTCGCAATGGTCGCCCGCGCGCGAGGTGCAGGCCACGATGCGCACCGATCGTTAACGAATCGCGGCAACGATGACATCGCCGTCACGATGCAATCCGCTAGTTTGAACCGCATCCGATTTTCGCGCATCGGGCATGCGCTTCAGCGAATGCTGCGCGCAAAGCCCGTTTGCCGCGGAAGAAACGCGCGCCGCCGCGCGAGCGTAATAGGAACGTCATCACTCTGACGGATGCGTGATCGTCCCCCTCTTACATTCGTCATGCTCCTCCCCCAAATGCACCTCACCGGCCGAGTGCCGGTTCAAATAGGAGGATGCGATGAATCTCACGAAATATGTGGTCTCGGCCGCCGTGCTGTCGGTGATGCTGGGGACCGCCGCCGCCGCGCAGACCGACGAGCCGAATACGGTCTTCGGCTGCCTGCACATGCAGAAGAAGGTGTCGGCCGCTCTCGACGCCAACCAGCAGTCGCCGAACTATGCCAAGGCCCAGAGCCAGGCCCGGGGCGCGGCGGGCTTCTGCAACCAAGGCCTCTATAAGTATGGCGTGAACGGCTATTCCAAGGTGCTCGAACTTCTCGGCGCCGGCTGACGTCGGACGTTCGCCCTCCCCTTGAGGGGTTCGTAGCGTCAGCGTACGAACGCGAAGCGCAGCAGGGATTTTGCGAAGCAAATTTCGGGGAGGGGTCGGCCCCGCGCCCCCTCCCCGAAAAATCTTCGCTCCGCTCCGATTTTTCGGCCCTGCCCACAAGGGGACGGTCGACCCTCAGTCCTTTTTCAAAAGAAAGATCGCGCCGTCGGCCAGGATGTTCGGGCCCCAGGATTCCGCCCGCATCGCGCTCGACCGGCCTTTCTCATCCAGCGCCAGCGCGCGCTCGATCTTCGCCCCCATCTCCCGCGCCAGCCCGAGGAAATCGGCGATGGTGCACAGATGGATGTTCGGCGTGTCGTACCAGGAATAGCTCAGCGCGCGCGTCCGCGGCATGCGGCCATGCGCGAGAAGCGACGCGCGCACGCGCCAATGGCCGAAATTCGGCAGCGAGATGACGGTGCGCCGTCCGATCCGCAACAGATGTCCCAGCACGTCCTTCGGATTGCGCGTCGCCTGGATGGTCTGGCTGAGGATCGCCACGTCGAACGCGCCGGAAGGATATTCGCCGAGATCGGTGTCGGCATCGCCCTGCATCACCGGCAGGCCGCGCGCCACGCAGGCATTCACGTTCTGCTGCGACAGCTCGATGCCGCGGCCGTCGACGCCCTTGGTGGTCGACAGCACCTCGAGCAGCGCGCCGTCGCCGCAGCCGACGTCCAGCACGCGGGCGTTCCGGGGGATCATCTCCGCGATCGCCGCCAGGTCGGGGCGGAGCGCCGCCGTCATGCGCCCACCGACTGGGCGACGGAATTCAGGAAGCCGCGGATGGTCGCGAACATCTCCGGCTCGTCGAGCAGGAAGGCGTCGTGGCCGCGGTCGGTCGCGATCTCCACGAAGCTGACGGTGGCGGCGCTGGCGTTCAGCGCATGCGCGACATGCTTGTTCTCCGCGGTGGGAAACAGCCAGTCGCTGGTGAAGGAGACGATGAGAAAGCGCGCCTTGGCGCCGGCGAAGGCCTGCGCCAGCACGCCGCCGCGCTCGGCCGCGAGGTCGAAATAATCCATCGCGCGCGTGATGTAGAGATAGGAATTGGCGTCGAAGCGGTCGACGAAGGCGATGCCTTGATGGCGCAGATAGGATTCGATCTGGAAGTCCGGCCCGAAGCCGAAGGAAATCTGCTCGCGGTCCTGCAATTCGCGGCCGAATTTGCGCTGCAGCGCGGCTTCCGACAGATAGGTGATGTGCGCCGCCATGCGTGCAACCGCGAGGCCCTTCGACGGTTGCACGCCGTGCAATTGATAGGTGCCGTTCTTCCAGTCCGGATCGGCCATGATCGCCTGGCGGCCGACCTCGTGGAAGGCGATGTTCTGCGCCGAATGGCGCGCCGCGCAGGCGATCGGCACGGCGGAGAGGACGCGGTCCGGAAAGTCCGCCGCCCATTGCAGCACCTGCATGCCGCCCATCGAGCCGCCGATCACGCTGAGCACTTTCTCGATGCCGAGCGCATCGAGCAGCATGGCCTGCGCCCGCACCATGTCGCGGATGGTGACCAGCGGGAAGTCGAGGCCGTAGGGCCGCCCCGTCGCCGCGGCGATCTCGGCCGGGCCGGTCGTGCCCATGCAGCCGCCCAGCACGTTGGAGCAGATCACGAAGAACCTGTCGGTATCGATCGGCTTGCCTGGCCCCACCATCGTGTCCCACCAGCCCTGCTTGCCGGTGACGGGATGGGCGGAGGCGGCGAACTGGTCCCCGGTAAGCGCATGGCAGACCAAGACGGCGTTCGATTTGTCCGCATTCAGTGTGCCATAGGTCATGTACGCCACGGTCAGGGGCGCGATCGTCCTGCCGCAATCGAGCATAAGCGGCGCGTCGAAGGTGATCGCATGGCCGATATCGGCGTCGGTGTCGGCCACCGGACGCAGGAATTTCGGATTGCCGACTCCCGCCATTCGCCTCTCTTTTCCGCAGTTGCCCTGACCTAGGGGCGGTTTTGCTAAGGCCAGCGGCCGGCGGTGTCAAACCGGCGCTTTGATTTTGCGCGGCGCCGCCCTTATCAATACCGCCCCTTCGGCCATCCGGCGGGGCGTTTCTTGAAAAACAAGGATAAATACGAATTTCACCGATGCCGCCGCGCAAGACATCATCCGCCGATCTGCCCGCCAAGCTGGATGCCCTGGACGACAAGATCCACGACCTCCTGATGAAGTGGGCGCAGCTTGCCACCCTCGCCTCGCCGGCCGAGCAGGCCATGCGCCTGCGCCGGCTTGCCGGCCGCCACAAGGGCAGCCTGCCGCTGCCCGTCCTGCTGCGCATCTGGCGCGAGATGATGGCCGCAAAGGCGCCGGCGGGCCGCACCGTCCATGTCTATGCCGCCGACCGTGCCGGTCCGTTCCGCGACCTGGCGCGCGATCTGTTCGGCTCGCTGGTGGCGATGAAGGGCCATCTGTCGGCGACCGCCATCGTGCACGAATGCTCGGGCGATCCCGCCGCCTTCGGAGTCGTGCCGCCGCCCGAAAGCGATGAGAACGCCCGCGCCTGGTGGGCCCAGCTCACCCCGGCCGGACAGGTCGGGCCGCGCGTCGTCGCCACCCTTCCGCTCGCCGGCGCCGAGCAGCCATCCGCCTATGTCATCGGGACGCTGGAGCCGGAGCCCAGCGGCGACGACACCACGCTGGTCCTGCTCGAAGCCAGGGACGGCCTCAGCCTCACCAAGCTCCAGTCGCTGCTGAAGCAGGGTGGGTTCGAAGCGCGCCTGCTGGCCGTCAGCCGCGATTCGGGCAACAGCCCGGTCCGCCATCATCTGCTCGATGTCGCCGGCTTCGTGCAGCCGGGCGATTCGCGCCTCGGCGCGCTGATGGAACAGGGCGGCGAGACCATCCTGCGCACGGCGATCGTCGGCTGCTATGCCAATCCGCTGACCGGAGTTCCCGCGCCATGACGCTCACGCCCCGTCCCGGCATTCTCGACATCGAGCCCTATGTCGGCGGCCGTGCCGGCGTCGACGGCGTGGCGAAGACCTACAAGCTGTCGTCCAACGAATCGGCGCTCGGTGCCAGCCCGAAGGCGATCGAGGCTTTCCGGTCCACGGCAGACGGCCTGGACATCTATCCCGAAGGCAGCGCGAAAATCTTGCGCGAGACCGTCGCGCAGCATTACGGCCTGGACGCCAGCCGCATCGTCTGCGGCAACGGCTCGGACGAGATCCTCACCCTGCTGGCGACGGCCTATCTGCGCCCCGGCGACGAGGTCCTGTTCAGCGAGCACGCCTTCCTCGTCTATCGGATCGCGGCGCTCACCAACAGCGCGACGCCGGTATCGGTGCCGGAGAAGAATCTGACGACCGACGTCGATGCCCTGCTGGCGGCGGTGACGCCGAAGACGCGCCTCGTCTATCTCGCCAATCCGAACAACCCGACCGGCACCTATCTTCCGCATGAGGAGGTGCGCCGCCTGCATGCCGGGCTTTCGCCCGACACGTTGCTCATCATCGATGCCGCCTACGCCGAATATGTCCGCCGCAACGACTACGAGACCGGGATCGAAATGGTCTCGCGCTTCCCCAATGTGGTGATGACACGGACCTTCTCGAAGATCTACGGCCTGGCGGGCCTTCGGGTCGGCTGGTCCTATTGCCCGGCGGACGTGGCCGATGTGCTCAACCGCATCCGCGGCCCGTTCAACGTCTCGGTGCCGGCGCAGCGCGCCGCCGCCGCGGCGATGACCGATGGCGCCCATCTCGAAGCCAATTTCGCGCACAACGAAACCTGGCGTGCCTGGCTGACCGGCGAGATCCGCAAGCTCGGGCTTCGCGTCGACGACAGCGTGGCGAATTTCGTCCTGATTCACTTCGCCGATGCCAAGACCGCGAAGGCTGCCGACGAATTCCTGTCTCGCCGCGGCGTCATCCTGCGCGGCGTCGCGGCATACGGATTGGCCGACTGCCTGCGCCTGACCGTCGGAACGGAAGAGGCCAATCGCGCCGCCGTCGCGGCGCTGGCCGATTTCGCGAAAGCCAGATGACGAAGCCCTTGTTCGACCGCGTCGCCATCCTGGGCTTCGGCCTGCTCGGCTCGTCGGTCGCGCGCGCCATGCGCCGCGGCGGTGCCGCGCACCACATCGTGGCGCATGACCGCAGGGAGCCGCTCGCCGTCGCGCGTCGGCTGAAACTCGCCGACAGTTATGCGGCGACGCCCGCGGCGGCGGTCAAAGGCGCGGACCTCGTGATCCTGGCGACGCCGGTCGGCGCCTATGGCGCGCTCGCCAAGGCGTTCGCCTCCAGCCTGAAGCCGGGCGCCATCGTCAGCGATGTCGGCTCGGTCAAGGGCGCGGTGATCGCCGATGTGGCGCCGCATCTTCCCAAGACCGTCCATTTCGTGCCGGCCCATCCGGTCGCGGGCACCGAGCAGTCGGGGCCTTCCGCCGGCTTCGCCGAATTGTTCGACGGCCGCTGGTGCCTCCTGACGCCGCCCCGGGGCGCCGACAAGCGCGCGGTCCGGGCCGTGCGCGCCTTCTGGGAGCGGCTCGGCAGCAAGGTCGACATGATGGATGCCAAGCATCACGACCTGGTGCTCGCGGTGACCAGCCATGTGCCGCATCTGATCGCCTACAACATCGTCGGCACCGCCGACGACCTGAAAAGCGTCACCGAAGGCGAGGTGATCAAATACTCCGCCGGCGGCTTTCGCGACTTCACGCGCATCGCGGCCTCCGATCCGACGATGTGGCGCGACGTGTTCCTCAACAACAAGGACGCCGTGCTCGAAGTGCTGGGCCGCTTCAGCGAGGATTTGAGCGCGTTGCAGCGCCAGATCCGCTGGGGCGACGGCGACGCGCTGTTCAAGCTCTTCACCCGCACCCGCGCGATCCGGCGCGGCATCGTCGATGCCGGCCAGGACAGCGCTGCGGTGAATTTCGGGCGCACGCCGGCCCCGGTCGCGCCCGCGAAAAAGACGAAGGCGCGAAAGCGCAATCCGTCCTCCCGCTGACTGCGATCTCAGATCTTGGCGCGGGTCGCGCTTGCGGGTCTGTCGGGACGGGCGGTTGCCATCTCGGCGCGCTCGGTCGAAAGGGTGCCGTACAAATCGGCGGCGGCGATGCTCAGGAGCCGTTCGGCCGCCAGGCGCCCGAAGCCGATATCCGGCTCGTGCGGGACCAGCAGGCACACGACGAAGATGCCGAACACGATCCGGAAGATCACGATACGGGCCTCTCTGCAGCGCTCTTTTGGCGGCGCGGATTTCGTTTTTCGCGAAGGCCGAGCGTGTAGATGCGGTCCAGCCAGCGGCCGCGGTCCGCCGGCGAGATCGTATCGACGCTCCCGATATAGGTGGATTGCGCGATGCGCAGGCCCGGCAGCGGCGTCGCGACCTTTCCGGTGCCGGCCCGATAAAGAAGCGCCGGCAGGCTCGTCGTAACGACGACCCGCGCCTCTCGGTCTTCGACCTGCAATTCGCCGGCGCCGAACAGCGACTTTTCCGACGCGCGACGCTCCGCGAAGGCGTCGAACAGGAATTTGAGCGCCGGCGGCGGACCGTCGAACCACATCGGATAGACGACGAAGAGCCGGTCGGCCCACCAGATGCCCTCGAGCATCTGGGCAAGGTCGCCTTGCACGCCGGCTCCCGATTTCCACACTTCAAAGGGCAGCCCCTGCCTTCCGATATCCAGCCGGCGCGTCCGGAAGCCGCTCGTGCGCGCGCCCTTCGCGTAAGCCGCGCACACCGCGGCGCAGAAACGTTCCGGCCGCGGATCGGGATGCCCGTTGACGACCAGAATGCGCTGCGCCGTCGCGGCCGGCAGCATCGATTGCAGGTGGGATAGGAGCGCCAGCATCACGCCGCCATCGTCAAGGCCGCAAGCGCCGGCAGCCGCGGCGCCGGCAGCACCTCGGCGAAGATCACGCGCGTGTCGCCGCCCGGCATGCGGGAAAAGGAAAGCGACACGGCCTGGCCGTCGCCGCGTATGAGCGCGCCCCAATCGTTGTAACGCTCGGGCTCCGCCGACGCCGCGCCCGATGCGACGACGTCCCATATCCCGTCGGGACCCAGGACGGCCGCGCACAGGGCGGCGAGCTCGCGCAGATGCGGATGGGCGCCGATCTCCTCGGCACGCAGCGACCATTGCCGCGCGAAGGCCGGATTGTACTGCCTGAGGCGGCCGTCCGCCCCGACGACGATGGCACCCTCGGTCAGCGAGTCGATCGCCGCGGCCTCGTCGGGCGATGGGGGCTTCGGGGCCGCGTCATCGACGACGGCCAGATGCCGGTTCCGGACGACGCGCCCCTGCGCAGCGTTTGCGGCAAGCGTCGCATCCCGCGACGAAGGCCGGCTGAACGAGCGACTGTCCTGGATGAAGATCGCGACGCTGTCTCCGACGCGCCGGCCGCGAACGGCCATCGGCCGGATGCCGATCGTGCGAACCGAAAGCGCGAACGCGGCCCCGCGCGACATCAGATCGTCGATCGCGGTCGCGAGCTTGACGGCGTCCGGCCCGGCCAGGCAGTGCTTCAGAAGGGCGCTCCCGCCGCCGAAGCTGAGCGGCGCGCGCGCATTGGCCCGCAGCACGACAACGGCTTCGGGGAGCGCGCCGATCAGCGCGTCTCGGAAATGCAGCGCGACCTGCTGGCGGCGAAGCGTCGCCAGCATGCGTTCGCGATGCCGCGACGACCGCATCCGCTCGCCGATCGCCCACGACCCGCAGCCGATGCCGACCGCGATCGACGTGACGACGACCGCCGCGACGGCAAAGGCGCCCCATGGCGTGCAGGCGAATGCCGCGAAATGCCCGGCAAGCAGCGCCGCCAGGCTTTCCAGCGGTGCGAATATCCGTGTCGTGAATTGCGCGAAAGCGTGCATATTTTATCTGCCTGCTGCGGTTGGTATCAACGTGCGCCGGACACCGAGTTCCGGACTCGGACCGGAGAAGCGCGTCGCCGGCGAAAACGTCGGACGACGACGATCCGGTCTGCGGCGACTTCGCCGATGATGACGAGATAGGCGTCCGCGCCGCGCTCTGCTTTCAAAATTCGCGGCCGATTTTCACGCCCGCGACGCAAAGTTTGCCGGCGCGGCGAACATTCGGAGATGGAACTCGCGGATCCGCGAAGCCCGCGAGCGTCCAGGCGCGTCGCCGCACGGTCGATCCGGTCGCCCGACGAATAAAAGCGCGAACGGAAAAAAGATCGCTGCTTTCAGCAAGAGATTCGCAATGGATCGCCGCATGGTGATCTTGCCGGTTTCCGCGAAGCGCGCGGCGCCGGCCAGAAAACCAAGTCCGAATGGAACCAGGCCATGCGCGTACTCGTGATCGACGACAATCCGGCGGCCGCGGAGGATTTGCGCGCGGTTCTGCGGTCCGAGGGCTATGGGAGCTATCTCTGTTCCGTCGGAGAAGAGGCCATCGATCTGGCGCGGCGCTATGAGTATGACGCGATCATCCTTGAGCAGTCGCTGAGCGGCAAGTCGCGCAACGATATCCTGCGCGCGCTGCGGGCGGCCCATGTCGGCACGCCGGTCCTTGTGCTTTCGGGCGACGCGGCGATATCGGCGCGCGTCGCGGCCTTGAGCCTTGGCGCGGATGACTGTCTGGCCAGGCCGTATCATAAGGTCGAACTCATCGCGCGCCTGCGCGCGATCATCCGCCGGTCGCGGGCCCATGCCCAATCGCTCATCACGATCGGCAGTCTGTCGATCGATCTGGAAGCGAAGACGGCCCGGGTTTCCGGCGTCGAAGTTCCGCTGACGACGATGGAATATCAGATGCTGGAGTTCCTGGCGCTTCGCAAGGGCAGGACCTTGAGCAAGAGCACCCTGCTCGAGCATCTCTATGACGGCCGCGACGAGCCCTGCATAACGACGATCAACGTCTTCATCTGCAAGCTCCGCAAGAAGCTGACTCAAGCAAATCCCGGCGAGAGCTACATCCGGACGGTCTGGGCACGCGGCTATCAGCTGTGCGATCCCGCGGCCGCCCGGATCGCGGCCTGACCGAAGCGCCTGACCCGCCGGCTTTGAAGAAAAATCGGGAATTCCTGCGCGCTACAGGATTTTGCAGCCGGAATAAGCACCGCTTAATATCGCTTAACACGCCGCGAATGATCTCTTCCGCAAGCTGCGCCGTTCTCCATCCGGCGGAACGACCGCCATGGATCGCGATGGAGTTTTCGATGTACGCCGTATCGGACGAGCCGCCGATTGCCGCCGTCCAACCTTGCCTGCCGGCCAACAGCAATGCGCGCAAGGCGGATCGGATCGCGGTGGATTTGCTGCGCGTCGGCCTGAAAATGCTGGATACGAACCGCGAGGCCGCGTGCGGTTATATCTTGAGGGCATGCTCGGTTCTCGAGGCGGCGGATGTCGTTCCCGATCCCATCGCAAGACCCGCGCGCGGCGGACTGGCGCCGTGGCAGGTGCAGCGCGTCAAGACCTATGTCGAGGCGAACCTCGAAGGGTCTCTGACGATACCGGAGCTGTCCGCGGTCGCTCGCCTCGGTCCCAGCCACTTCCAGCGCGCCTTCAAGACGCAGTTCGACGTCAGCCCGCACGCCTATGTGGTGCAGCGCCGCATCGAGAAGGCGCAGGAACTCATGCTGACGACGGACAAGCCTCTATGCGAGATCGCGCTTTGCACCGGTTTTTCCGATCAGGCCCATCTTGCGACGCGCTTCCGCCGTCTCGTCGGCACGTCGCCCAGCGTCTGGCGGCGCGAGAGAACGCAACCGTCGGAGCACGAACCGGTTCTTGGACCGTCTTCCGGGCTCTGGATCAGTACAGCGGCTCTTCCGTCGTCGCAGGCTCGCCGCCGACGGTGACGATGCCGCCATGGACGCCGACCACCGCGCCCAGCAGTCCTGCCGGATTGCTGCCCGCCAGCGCCGCGCGGTCCAGCAGGGCCGCCGCGATGCCCGCGTTCTGATTGCCCCGCACGCCGTGCCGGCGCGCATTGTCGAGCAGCGTCTCGATTCCCGCGATCTTGAAATCCAGCAGCCCGTCCGCCGCATGCGTGGGGTCGAGCGCGAGACGGCCCTTGCCCATCGCGCTCAATCCCTTCCAGGAAATCTCCAGGTCGTTCACCGCCAGCGCGCCGTTCGCGGTGCGGAAGGTTTCGAGCGCGCTCACCCAGTCGGTCAGGCCGGCGCGCAGCCCGTCGAACGCCCGCGCCGGCGTGGCGGAGGCGTTGAGCTTCACCGATGCGATGTCCGGGCCGAACAAGGATGTCAGCCGCGGCGAAAGATGCACCTCGTCGGCGGTGACGAAGAGATCGAGCGTGGTGCCGCCGGGCGCGATCCGCGCGTGAAGCTGCACGCGTCCCGCCGTCAGCGCCGGCGAGCCGAAGCCCACAAGGTCGAGATCGACGCGCGACAGCCCGCGCGCCCCCGCGATCGTGCTGGCGTGCAGATCGCCGACCGCGAACGGCATCTCGTGCGGTTTGCCGGCAAGATCGCGCCAGCGCAGCGCCTGGCGCCCCGCCGCCTCATAGATGAACTGCTCGCGGCCATAGGTCAGGCCGTGCATCGCGAATTTTTCGCTTCTCCAGGACGAAGGCCCATGCGGCGTCGTCGCCGTCACGCTGAGATCCTGGAACACGACGTCGAGGTTGAACGGAAAGCCGCTGACGCTTTTCGACGCGAAGGCGAGCGTCACGCCCGGCATCGCCTCATGGCCGTTCATCGCGTCCAGCCGCGACGAAAGGGCGCTCGCCGCGATCCACCAATAGATGCCGGTCCCGCCCGCCAGGGCGAGGAACAGCGCCAGCGGCGCATAGAGGAAGAACCGGCTGGAATATTTCATCGGGCGCGAACCTGGTGTCCTGAGCTGGAAATTCCTGCATTCAAATAAGGTGTCATGGCCCGCGAATGCGGGCTACCCAGGTGACATCTGCTCCGACCGTGCAGGTTTCACCTGGGTCCGCCGCACGTTACCCTGAGCGACGCCGCAGGCGGCGTCGAAGGGCGCGGCGGATGACAGTGAAGGGCGCAGAATTCCGACGTGGGACACTAGACGGTTTTGAGCGCGCTGGCCGGGAACAGGATGTCGCGTACCTCGCCGAGCCGGGCCTGGCGCGCCAGCTCGCGTTCGAGCTTGCTCCGCCGGGCCTTGCTCAGCGTCAGGCGCGGCTCCATCCACAGCGCCTTGACCGCCAGCGCGTCCTTCGCCCGCTCTGCCTTCATGTCGATCCGCCCGACGAAGCGGTCGCCTTCCAGCAGCGGGAAGACATAGTAGCCGTATGACCGCTTGTGCCCGGGCACGAAGACCTCGAGCCGGTAGTCGAAGCCGAAGATGCGCTCCACCCGGGCCCGGTCGCGCAGCACCGGATCGAAGGGCGACAGCACCCGCAGCCGCGAGGTCGGCGCCGGCAAGTGCGCCATCTGCGCCTCGATGTCGGGCCGCGCCACGGCCTGAAAGCCGCGCAGGCCCGGCGCGCCTTCCAGCGTCACGTCGATCAGCCGGCCCTTCTTCTTTTCGGCCTCGATCCATTTGGCCGCCTCGGGAATGGAGGCATGGCCCCAGAAATCCGCGATCATCCGCGCCGTGCCGGCGCCCAGCCGGTCGAGCGCCGCGTTGTGCGCCCAATC from Rhizomicrobium sp. carries:
- a CDS encoding MAPEG family protein, which translates into the protein MQFLHNLPVYEFSLGGLGTEFTVLALAVALGLFQLLVAARTGNGQRGLKWNVGARDEPPPPVGPVAGRLERAARNFMETFPFFATIVILLALTARHNWATVWGSEIYLATRIVYLPLYGFGVPGLRTLVWLVSLLAILLLLGALFFPAL
- the gloB gene encoding hydroxyacylglutathione hydrolase, producing MAALEIELVPCLKDNYAYLVHDADAKLTAVVDPSEPEPVRQGLSRHGWALTHILNTHHHFDHTGGNLPLKEQFGAKVVGPEKDRERIPGIDEGVGEDAPWTFGARSVPVLEIPAHTRAHIAFVFDDAVFTGDTLFAMGCGRLFEGTPAMMWASLSKLMTLPDATRVYCGHEYTLSNGRFALTLEPGNATLAQRQREVEVLRAKGAPTIPSTIGLEKLTNPFLRPGSAEIRHSLGLIHASDVDVFAEMRKRKDNF
- a CDS encoding methyltransferase domain-containing protein, giving the protein MQLDAADLADFYEAPLGLLTRRIIARQMRVLWPSARGTCLLGYGFAVPYLRQFQAEAERVVALMPAQQGVVAWPPARSLTALGDEAALPFPDAFFDRILVVHGLEGADGARPLLRQLWRVLAPEGRLLLVAPNRTSLWAQLDRSPFGIGRPFSRGELDRLLRGALFEPLAWDRALYMPPFRGRRLVRTGLGWDRVLKRIAPGIAGVHLVEAGKTFYGAAPVRVGKTVSQWSPAREVQATMRTDR
- the metW gene encoding methionine biosynthesis protein MetW produces the protein MTAALRPDLAAIAEMIPRNARVLDVGCGDGALLEVLSTTKGVDGRGIELSQQNVNACVARGLPVMQGDADTDLGEYPSGAFDVAILSQTIQATRNPKDVLGHLLRIGRRTVISLPNFGHWRVRASLLAHGRMPRTRALSYSWYDTPNIHLCTIADFLGLAREMGAKIERALALDEKGRSSAMRAESWGPNILADGAIFLLKKD
- a CDS encoding homoserine O-acetyltransferase, whose protein sequence is MAGVGNPKFLRPVADTDADIGHAITFDAPLMLDCGRTIAPLTVAYMTYGTLNADKSNAVLVCHALTGDQFAASAHPVTGKQGWWDTMVGPGKPIDTDRFFVICSNVLGGCMGTTGPAEIAAATGRPYGLDFPLVTIRDMVRAQAMLLDALGIEKVLSVIGGSMGGMQVLQWAADFPDRVLSAVPIACAARHSAQNIAFHEVGRQAIMADPDWKNGTYQLHGVQPSKGLAVARMAAHITYLSEAALQRKFGRELQDREQISFGFGPDFQIESYLRHQGIAFVDRFDANSYLYITRAMDYFDLAAERGGVLAQAFAGAKARFLIVSFTSDWLFPTAENKHVAHALNASAATVSFVEIATDRGHDAFLLDEPEMFATIRGFLNSVAQSVGA
- the hisC gene encoding histidinol-phosphate transaminase, with protein sequence MTLTPRPGILDIEPYVGGRAGVDGVAKTYKLSSNESALGASPKAIEAFRSTADGLDIYPEGSAKILRETVAQHYGLDASRIVCGNGSDEILTLLATAYLRPGDEVLFSEHAFLVYRIAALTNSATPVSVPEKNLTTDVDALLAAVTPKTRLVYLANPNNPTGTYLPHEEVRRLHAGLSPDTLLIIDAAYAEYVRRNDYETGIEMVSRFPNVVMTRTFSKIYGLAGLRVGWSYCPADVADVLNRIRGPFNVSVPAQRAAAAAMTDGAHLEANFAHNETWRAWLTGEIRKLGLRVDDSVANFVLIHFADAKTAKAADEFLSRRGVILRGVAAYGLADCLRLTVGTEEANRAAVAALADFAKAR